A region of Culicoides brevitarsis isolate CSIRO-B50_1 chromosome 1, AGI_CSIRO_Cbre_v1, whole genome shotgun sequence DNA encodes the following proteins:
- the LOC134837871 gene encoding uncharacterized protein LOC134837871 has product MNRFCCTSYNRYCNVALATIAFILVCLIDVKTTAQTTDDTNLANMTSNIASTSSSILVTPTTNSITNFTNGTTIKPQQQTTSQTVTIESPTSSPSTIALPKTTTTTSIVAEEQSNFVTNAAQPLVMTTSSNSTVNNENDGKTSPLLPTTTRATTTRAIEEQQQQHNSNDNNNNKSSSSSRDNTNINNNNGDETASTSSYERTTTFRPFIVPTLPALRPRIANQRPYSKHHHDHHWGPFFEEPVNGTNDSGALQVGFHLGTEAILNCRVGMLKDKTVMWIQRTTDKVSLLTVGNVTYSGDPRIGVKFQYPNNWRLHINPIRQEDAGLYMCQVSTHPPKVFATNLTVLAPAIRVVDEMGHDVNDRYYKLGSLIDISCQVAVSYLATLPPAPSDNKGSGSKSTGNLIDSDSSSKKATTDGDGKVMRDRGPHYLNHKIEWKKDGESLPGDVKISLSTSKNWKNSRLTILHAYQSHSGMYSCSVYNTSTASAHVQVLNGETPAAVQHNSGCGIFAVDSVQNTQIKFLSSLFLLLFTTFYANIGASATLTTGILVTMQEIMFVV; this is encoded by the exons ATGAACCGATTTTGTTGCACATCATATAATCGTTATTGCAATGTCGCATTGGCGACAATTGCATTCATATTAGTATGTCTCATAG ATGTCAAAACAACGGCTCAAACGACAGATGACACGAATTTAGCCAACATGACAAGCAACATTGCTTCAACGTCATCTTCTATCCTCGTGACGCCAACAACTAATTCAATCACAAACTTCACGAATGGCACGACGATAAAGccgcaacaacaaacaacttcTCAAACGGTGACGATTGAGTCTCCAACTTCATCGCCATCGACAATTGCTCTTccaaaaacgacgacgacgacgagcatCGTTGCCGAAGAACAAAGCAATTTTGTTACAAATGCAGCGCAGCCATTAGTTATGACAACAAGCAGCAATAGCACCGTGAATAATGAGAATGATGGCAAAACGTCGCCTTTGTTGCCAACAACAACTCGAGCAACTACAACGAGGGCCATTGaagagcagcagcagcaacacaaTAGTAacgacaacaataataataaaagtagcAGTAGCAGTAGAGATaatacaaatattaataataataatggggaTGAAACTGCCTCAACAAGTAGTTATGAGAGAACGACGACATTTAGAcctt tcataGTTCCAACACTTCCAGCATTGCGACCTCGAATCGCAAACCAAAGGCCTTATTCGAAGCATCATCATGACCATCATTGGGGTCCATTTTTCGAGGAACCCGTAAATGGCACGAACGACAGCGGAGCGCTGCAAGTAGGGTTTCATTTGGGCACAGAGGCGATTCTGAATTGTAGAGTAGGGATGTTAAAAGATAAAAcg GTAATGTGGATCCAAAGAACAACAGACAAAGTTTCTCTGCTAACTGTTGGCAACGTAACCTATTCGGGCGACCCAAGAATAGgtgtaaaatttcaatatccCAATAATTGGCGTCTTCACATAAATCCCATACGCCAAGAGGATGCCGGGCTGTACATGTGTCAGGTATCGACACACCCGCCCAAAgtttttgcaacaaatttgACAGTTTTAG CACCTGCGATTCGAGTCGTTGACGAAATGGGTCACGACGTGAACGATCGTTATTATAAATTAGGTAgtttaattgatatttcttGTCAAGTCGCCGTTTCGTATCTCGCGACATTGCCGCCTGCGCCATCAGACAACAAGGGAAGCGGTAGCAAGTCGAcaggaaatttaattgacaGTGATAGCAGCAGTAAGAAAGCAACGACGGATGGGGATGGAAAAGTTATGCGAGATCGCGGACCGCATTATCTCAATCACAAAATTGAGTGGAAGAAGGATGGGGAATCGTTACCGGGTGATGTTAAAATTAGCTTAAg cacgtcaaaaaattggaaaaacagTCGACTAACAATTTTGCATGCCTACCAATCGCATAGCGGCATGTACTCCTGTTCTGTCTACAATACATCGACAGCATCTGCTCATGTACAAGTTTTGAAcg gCGAAACACCTGCTGCCGTGCAACACAATAGTGGATGTGGCATCTTTGCGGTCGATTCTGTACAAAATActcaaataaagtttttatcatccttatttttattgttattcacAACATTTTACGCCAACATTGGTGCCAGCGCAACTTTAACAACAGGCATATTAGTAACAATGCAAGAGATAATGTTCGTTGTGTAG